The Xenopus tropicalis strain Nigerian chromosome 1, UCB_Xtro_10.0, whole genome shotgun sequence DNA segment aggCAATGTACCAAGTGCAAACTTTGCTCCCGGTTTAGCAACCAATGGAAACCAATTAGATTCTGGCTTCATACAGTAGACCAGTGAATAAAATCTTTTGACTGGCTATGTTGAACTTGAttgacaatggtcttttttcaaccctatgtaactatgtaactatatgtaactatgtactatacCTAAAACCAACTTTCAACCTGTTAATATTCCTCCTGTCTAATAGGCATGACagataggggcccatttacttactcacgaacgggctgaatgcgtccgattgcgtttttttcgtaatgatcggtatttttgcgattttttcggaaaattatcgtgactttttcgttaccaatacgatttttgcggaaaaacgcgagtttttcgtagccattccgaaacttgcgattttttcgtagcgttaaaacttgcgcaaaaagttgcgtttttttcgtagtgttaaaacttgcgcaaaacgtcgcgccttttaagttttaacgctacgaaaaaagcacaacttttcgcgcaagttttaacgctacgaaaaaatcgcaactttcggaatggctacgaaaaactcgcgttttttcgcgcaaatcgtattggtaacgaaaaagtcacgataatttccgaaaagtcgtaaaggtgccgaaaaaaacgcaaaaaatacgaaaaagtcgcaaaatgttcgttttccaatcggaatttttccaattcggtcggaattcgtgtcttagtaaatcagccccatagtgtagcaGTACTtgtagtatgtagagaaaagataACAGATTGCACTGCCACAAATAAACAGTACACTGCATACCCTACACTTATATTTGATAAAGCACTTTTTTGAGATAATGCGATAAAGTGCAATGTTTTTTACTGATGTTGTAACACATAACAACCAATTGACTGGTaaagttattttaaaacaaatatccAATTGGCTCTTACTAGACCTCGACAAACATTACTCCTTAATTTGCTTGATCTTGTTTGCTTTATGAAGCCTATAGGGGTTATTTATTGTGCAGGGCCTGCAGCCTGTAGCATTTGCTTTTATCATATGAAAATTCAGAGAGATTTTCAGACAAAAGTAGTTAGAATGCAAAGAGAGAGTTATATATTGAGCTACATAtgaatatttctctttttttcccttaGGAGATCATGTCATCGCAATATGCAGTCCAATGTGCATGAAGTGTCCCAGCTGCTTGCACCCCGACAGCAACTTTTGTGTTAAAAATGAGTACGTGTGTATTTATCTCCATAATGCTCCAATAATCTTTACTCACAATTTGGCAATTAAATGACAACTCACAATTTTAACTCTTGTGGATACATACATCAGGCAGAAACCTATCAAAGTTATCTTAAAGTGGCCATTTACTGCTGCAAGTTAAGAATTTAATCTACAATTTTGTATGCAATTTGCCTTGTTTTTTACTCACAATATAGTTTTATTCCCACAACTCCAGTGTCATTGCAATGAAATAAACACTATTGTGGCGACATATTTTTCTGAGGGGGATTGACTCTTTTCCAGGACCaggcattttatttcattattttattatgtctGTACATGATTTCTAAGGGTCAAGTCTGTGGTTCCTATTAATGCAGCCTGCAGTGGAAACCCTTGAGCAACAAGATGGCGGTAGCTTTCATAGATAAAATGTTCATTGCTTAAAAATACTTTGGCATTGAAAAAATGTCTCTTGGAATAAGTCAAggatatttaaataataaattacttGAAAAGGAATGTGTATGGACCTACCGCCTGGGATCAAAAGCATGTGAAGGCTTAAATAAGGGATTAGCTTTCACCACTTCCATACATAAATAGAGAATTAAATATTTAATCTGTTATAAATGCTAATTCACACGGTTTCACATCACAAGGTTGCTACTCACTTTGTTGAGCACaatatttatacatgtttttgTTGCGATGAGCTTTAAAATACAAGTTTGATCATGTTAAAGTATTTACATTTGATAATTTAATAGGACATTCAGTTGTAATAAAAGAACAACACGGGGTAATgtggaatttatatttatttttgttctacATAATTAATAACATACATTAACCTTGTTACCTtatatattcttatttttaatttaatttttcattaattgtttaatttctttattattatttttttcttaagtcCAAGCCCAAGATATAAGAACAAAAGTATGACTATGAAGGATTTTATTAATCAAGAAAAtcagaaagttaaaaagaaaaaacaaaatataacatGAAAGACAAAAAAGGTTCAAATAATGAATGCGTCAGAGTGTAACAACAGTGTCCATTTTTGTGCAACTGTGGATGTGGTCATAAATGAGCAGAGATGATAGGGATTAGAGAGGGACAAAGATTAGGTTCATTAAAATGGTATGTTTTTAATACAATGGAAATAGTTCATCAATAAGACGGGGATTTATTTTTACAACATTGTATAATTCTGTCATAGTTAATTTAATGCACTGAAATCAAATAACATCTCAAATAAGAAGTATACCTATTTGTTCCTGACTATACTTATTTACTGTAAACTGAGTTCTAACCTCTAATCACTGTGTTTCTGTGTTTCTTGATCAGTGTTGGCAAGCATGTTGGACTGATGCTGGACAAAACCAGCAGATTCTCCATCAAGGGCAAGCTAATTCACAACTTTATGTCCACAAGCACATTCTGCGAATACACCGTTGTGGATGAATTTGCTTGTGTCAAGATTGACCCCAAGGCTCCCTTGCATGAAGTGTGTCTGATTGGCTGTGGGTTTTCCACTGGTTATGGATCAGTACTCAACACAGCTAAAGTAAGCAAGGACATTCATTTCTGACAGTTTAGAAAGAAGAGGATACTGatatcacatagttacatagttaatatgGGATAAAAAAGAGAATAGCCCATCAAGTTAAACTGCTCTAAATGATCTCCTGTGCATAAagaaacatattatatatatatatatatatatatatatatatatatatatatatatatatatatatatagaaacaaaaaggagcacacccttcaagcaaaagcaaatgccctcggtgctggtcaaacaattcaatagacagacagagtaccgcacacatagggactttgtgaaaaaacaaaaaaggtttattgaaaaaaatccgacgtttcgagcaccaaactgtgctcttcctcaggtttgtccctgaggaagagcacagtttggtgctcgaaacgtcggatttttttcaataaaccttttttgttttttccccaaagtccctatgtgtgcggtactctgtctgtctatatatatatatatatatatatatatatatatatatatatatatatatatatatagatatatacagactTCAGATAcatcatatgtatatatataaaactagcTGTAGACCATGAGTTaactgtagccttggatattatgctctTAATAATTAGTAATTATCACTCGAAAGGGTTTCCAAAACCTTGCTGCCTTCATGTAGGGAACCATATTTTCTGCCTAAAATGAAAGTTTTGTTTATCAACctcatttttcctttttatgtgACAATTGATCCCCCTATGTCTACCTATAATGCCCCCTTATGTAGTTGTAAAGAGTAATTGTGTCCCCTCACAAACCCCCTTTCTCCAAAGAAAACCGCCCCAACCTTGACAGTAAGTTCTCATAATTTAATTCTTCCTTTCTGGGtcattaaagaggacctgtcacccagaaattatttcttaaggtgacagttCCCCCTTTTGACCTGAGCCAAAACTGTACTGTGCTCAAGGTGAGGCATTCCTAAGGATTTATAAAGGGACAATTGTGCTAGTTTAGACAAAGCATCAGTTACTTTTTACTTTTGCAAAGAACCTAGTGGAAAAAACTTGGTAGTAGTAATATCAATAATCATATTACAGGCCCAAATGGATGGATATTTTAGGAGGAGCCATACACATCCCTTCTACTGTTTCATTGTTCCAGGCCGCAGCTCTTTTTCACGTATTAATTTGCCAATGCACCATAGACTGGTAGACTGGCAgatcagatttttttaaacatgtctGATTCATGAACCGACTGATATGCGTAGTAAATGGATATCTTTTTAGATTGGCAGGCTGCTATACTCATACTGAAAATCATACAGAACAAATGAAATGGCATGTATATGGTCAACTTTAGGATGATGCATTGTAGAATGTCCAAGTGATGATGCTCAATTAGCTTAACTGAAACTCACCAAAAGCCTTCAACTGGAATATGTAATTACAATCATACTGTATTAGTTTCCTGTATATCATTTGTTGAGAAAAATGTATTGATAATTTTATCCTTATGTTTTAATGTTATACCAGGTACAGCCAGGTAGCACATGTGCAGTGTTTGGTTTGGGTGGAATAGGAATGTCTGTTGTTATGGGCTGCAAAGTTGCTGGAGCATGCCGAATCATTGGAGTAGACATCAACAAAGGAAAATTTGAAATTGCAAAGAAGTTGGGATGCACTGAGTGCCTGGACCCAAACGATTATGATAAACCCATCCATGAGGTTATTGCAAATATGACTGATGGGGGAGTTGATTATTCATTTGAATGCGTTGGAAATGTTGATTTGATGGTAAGTAATATATTATCTGTGCTATATTAAGTTGAGCTTTATATAGACAATGGTATTGTAACacaatttttcttcattttttaattttgtgttttttaaaagatTCCACTTTCTGTTCTGGAGCTTTTCAGTTTGAAATTGCTATCACTAATTACCTAAATACTAAGGCAATAGGATTCTCCACTAAGAATTAGCCCCATAAGAGAATCAGTCATCTGATGTCTTATATCTTATTTACTGAGATACCATGCACTTTTTGCTCGCCAATATTATGCTATAATCAAAATTGCAGTTAGATGTTTAGTCCATAAAAATTGCCTAATGCCTTCTGGCATATAATTgccttgcatctgtaattaagcttGGGGTGCTACTTTGGAGAGGTTGGGGAACCACAAAAGCCAGTTGTCAGAAAGGTATTTGCCCATTTAACCATTTAAGTTCAGGTCTTAGGGAACAATTGCTCCACAGAAGAgaacaattattattttatacgTCTATGGAAATCACATATTATACATTCACCCATTATAccactatattatattatagtggTTTAAATATATACATCTTTATCTTTCCCAGCGAACAATTTCCCAAACCACAGGCACAGATTATGATAAGGTTTCATCAGAAGCTAGTTAACCACTTAGTTTTATTTTATGGATAAAACTGGAGCAAACCAGGGTGGGGAAAACAACCCTACTCACATGATGACCTGGTCAAAatcaaacaagggaaagttgtgctcaccaataAATTTTAAACCATAACGCAttggtgcaatgaggctgtgaccacaaaattcatataaacagcAACAAGAAatcatctgcactcacccattttcagtatatataggacattaagacattatgGGCATTATGTTaccaagaaatgccttcccctttaagcaaaacagggatatTCCAATATACTCCAAGATGGCTGAGTTTTACCAGCAACTTAATTGTTTTCAGGGTTAAACCTCCCAAATGGGTTGCCCTACTATTCGCTCCACTAGGATCACCTGACTAGTTGGAATGGGTGGGAGTTACAACATGGAACTGgccacagaatgtcttaatgtcctatatgttGCTGGTTAAAATCAACCCCATAACACCACAGAACACCTCAGTGTTAGAAAATATATTTGCCTTGAGTTAAAATTTTGCGTTTTCTCCCCATATAcctaaaatgaatttaaatttaTCACTGTATAGAAGttatgtctagtgatgagtgatgtctagtgatgagagaaatttttcagcaggcatgcaTTTGCAGCGAATTTGCATGTTTTGCAGATTATTTCATGAAAAATTGTCATGCACgtcaaaaaatgaaaacattttcagacattttttggcaaaacgaaacaggacagattgccCATGGCTAGTTATGTCTTTTATTACTTTGTTGCAGATATAAAGATTTACACCTGCAGAAAGTACAAGGCACACACTGTAATATGTAACACTGCATCTGATCAGCATTGTAAATTGATTGTCAGCTATTAATGAACACAAccttctctgtaatgataaactattgataaaattgaataaaaatgaaatttattTTCCCTTAGGCATGTGTTATTCAATCCTGTCATTATTCATACGGTTGTGCAACCATTATTGGTGTCCCGCCATCAACAGCGCGACTTTGCCTTGATCTGATATGGTTACTCACTGGGCGCACATTGAAAGGAGCTTTCCTTGGAGGTACAGTATGCTACAAAATAACTACACAAAAATGAAACATCAAAAGCTAGTGTAATGTataattagcattattattattataccaaAATATATGCAATGTATTACAATACAGCAAAATGTAAAGGAAGAGTTTATTGGTGGCAGTAGGTTGCTTTTTAAGCAAATTTGCGTTCACCAATATGGGTAGGAGTTTTCGTATTACTTCCATTTGCTGCTAAGTTCAAGGGGCCAATATTAAAACATGGAGGTTTTCCTGAAGGCTAGCACTGCCTGTTCCTTTACCCTGCTGTATTTACACATGCTGTAACTAAAAGCCCACTACCCAGGTGCCAATAGACAGTATAGCTGGAAGAGCTAAAATTTATAGCAGCGTAATTAGGCTAGTTAAGatggttaagctggccatatacggcagaattaaagaagaaggaaaggctaataaagagttaatctcaagctgcaggcataccttcatttgtctcaatagtgcccttaagtctccccatatttctcccattcagaaaaTCTGAAGCtaaacagttagaaaaaacgctgagctgggtagagaagattcccataatgcctcgctcctgcccagacttggcgacttgggactgtaggcagcgcatgcgcaccacccctagcgtccggttgccatggggTGTATGCAGCCAAGTGTATGCATGCGTGTATGCAGCCAAGTGTATGCATGCGTGTATGCAGCGGCACAGAAGAAGAACAGACAGctggcaagcaggtgctggtggggggagaggcaaggtgaggagaggcagggggggagaggcaatCGGCGaggggggtgctgacaaaacgaagcgagcgggtggtgtgtggcagccgggaagcaggtgctggtggggggagaggcaaagggggagcggaccggagagagctatcggactggggggggggggggtaagggtgcTGACAAAAGAAGCGAGCAGGTGCTattggggggagaggcaaggagggAGTGGAGCGGAGAGAGAGATCGAGTGGAGGGGGGGGGAGCTGAcaaaatggcggcgccgttcactgaaacaagtatgtagaatgtagcaggtgtatctctgtaaatctttcattaggcaagctagaaatatagcgtttttacacagcaatagtagtactatttaatagtgtgcttcatagattttgactttccttctcctttaagctggcaaTTAGGCCTTTTCAGACCATGTTGGTAGCTTATTTGCTCATGTATGGGCTGTCCCCAACTGCCTCACTGATAAATATTCagccaaaaattgtccagatatctttcaggcaggtttgaaaatcctgctGGACAGGAACTTTATCAGCACGTTAATGTGGCCCTCTCCCAGATTCCTGcatatgcagccattatgatcaCCCCAACTGAGCCTAGAACGTAGGTGGCCAAATCAAGTAAAGATATGCGATGTGTATTCCTGATTTAGTGCTACCCTTGGCAAATGACATCTGCTGAGTCACACATAAAAACTTGGAAAGTTATCAATGtagtgcattatatatataatagtaatcTAGATGgtgatttttattaaaaactgagGAGTACGcatacatatgtatttttttttttgtctgttattTAGACTACAAAGCGAAGGAGGCTTTCCCTGGCTTAGTAAAAGATGCCATGAATAAAAAATTTGACATTGGAGCATTGGTGACGCATAGGGTGAAGTTTGATAAAATTATGGATGGCTTTGAACTCATGCGCCATGGAAAATGGTGAGCTCTTGGTGTAGTAAAAGAAACAATACACTTCTTAATCCTTTTCAATTAATCTGATTACTGGGGAGAGTGTTTATGTTCCCATCCTGCACAATGTCAATATGGAGGTGGGTACAAAAGAGCAGTAATGGAGTTAATATTAATGGCCTTAAGAACTACCAGTGGTGAGTAATAGAATCTCTATACCTCTAGGCTGGGTAACACTTTgggccatatttatcaaatgagCAGATTATTCAACAAAATTCACCAGAAAAGCCCACCACAGCCCTTTGGAGTTCTCTCCCTGTTTGATAAATGTCCCCCTTTGTTTGGCTTTATAGGCCATGGTTAATCCTGAGAAAGATCATGTTTAGTGCCCCAGTTTACCAATCCTGGCCTTCATTCAAAAATCAAATTTATAGTCCAATAACTGTGAGCACAGGTGCAAGTCTtctcagatttttttgttttacagtgtGCGTGCAGTCCTGGATATGTGAAGCAGAAATCGAAAGCTTGGAATGAACACAATCATATGTTGTCTCCTCAACAAAATGCTTGTAGATAGAAGTGCATAGTAGAATCAAGCAAGAAAACAGTCTGTTGCTTACTGATGTTCTAATTTTGCTTACtgaaattttaaagcaaaaaaaaatattcaataaatTTTACAGGttgatttataaaaaaatgtcaagtgtttttgtctgttttattttaCTACTAAACTATGCTGCATAATAGAGAAATTGTGAACCATTGTAcatgaatgaaaataaaaagctgtGCATGTTGGTCAGACATACAATGGGTCAGATGTAAATGCAGCCAGATGGATCAAACTCTGGAACAGTTTTGGAGCAGAACAGTGCAGTTTTAGCAGCATGAAAAAACAGTTGCATTAAAATTTGAATCAAAGATAAAATTTTGTCATATTTCATGATAATTGGTTTATTGTAATTGTCACACaaaaccagggtcagactggggtgtctagCACCCACAGGGACTGCAACTTCAAGGGCCCTTCTTGCAAACTCAAAGGCCCTCCTTCCCCTGTCCTCCCAACCACCACCCCCTGTCCACTCACAGCATGCCTTCATTCCCTTTTCCTTTACTTTGGGGCTGTGATCAGGGGAGAGGGGAGCGGGCCTGGGTCGAAATGTGAAAGATAACACATAACtgatttactttattattattattattatggaaatCAACCATGAGGCTGATGGGTCAACATGTCACTCCATTACAAGAGGACATCATCATGACACCTATTTTCCTTGAAGTAAATTCGATCAGGGGCTGTACTGCAGTGAACTGTGTTAGTTTGGGAACCTTGtgatgtatgtactgtatatatgtaggtatatttttgtttatatagcacTAGCCGTGTACCAGGGATGATTTGTGTAAAtgtggctccatgttctttgttcctgcaagtGAAGTTGAAAGCACTGAAAACTGTATTTCTGGCAATATACAATTAACAGCAGTGTGTCCCTAGGTGTGGCAACCTTCGAATCACTATAACACTAATTATTTAATCAGAAAAGAAAGCTTTATTTGATCAAGTACAGACTACAAAAGCATTCGGCAGCCCACAGAGCTCTCTCCCCGGCTGaccattacattatttttttttaatgcagagtAAACATCATTATCATACCCTTATCGTCCTTAACATCTCATTGGCTATAAATCATTTGGTCATTATGAATTGTTGATGACTTGATCAAAATCTTattaaatcacataaaaatatgaaTGTCATCATCATTAGTCTCTAGATCAACTTTCATTGTGGGGTCTCAATGTTTTTCCACCATTCTCTTTTTGCCATATGTTCTCACATCTCACATTTGTTTCCTAAAGTctttatttcatttacattttcagaaagttttatttttcaaagGCAGGGGCACCATGGTCAAATGTTTTCCCAGAGCAAAGCATTACCTAAGGCTGGCCCTACTGTTAATCAGTAACGTTAATATTTGTATGGAAAGGACTTTAGCCCACACATTAATATCACTCTGCTTATCTGTATTGTGTATGTGGGTTCCTATCTCAATGTCCCAAGAATCAATATGTAACAAGCTCTATAATGTAGTACTATGTATATTGTGAACGTTATTTTGGTATTGTGTATTTTATGAGCTGTAGGTCAATATACCTGGTCTTTTCAATAGTTGGTTTATGTTAGTAGCACTTTAGCTCCATTAGGCTAATGTCCTCTAATGTTTCATTTACAAAAGCCCTATATTCCATAGGTAGGTAGCAGTGCCTGGCCAGTCGGCTTGGCATGCCACCCCACCCCCCGCGTCTGTGCACATACAGGTGCATGCCCAGGGGGGCAGGGTTGCAGGGGCCGCTGGaggtttcaagttttattgtcatatacaaataacaatgaagcatcattactgtaatgaaattaaTTTGTcctgtgttcctcccaactttacatagacaaaaaaaaaaaatacaaatattaaatataataaaagtgtgcaataaaggtacaagtatttataataaaaaaaaatgcaatgaaatatttgaaattgtgcagtgaggatttaaagtggctttgcttaaagtgacactgtgaagagtccagtagttatggggagtgtgtgttggtttgggtagaatgtcagcagttcagaagcctgatggcttgtgggtagaaactgtctctgtatctgttgGTGCAGAACTAGATGGTGGGTGAttcagtggggggaaagggcccggaactaggggtaggtgaaagaaTAGGCCCCTGGGGTCTCCCCACCATTCTGCCCTAGACAGgagtctcttctgcctacccctatttctgtcCCTGGCAGATAGTAAGGACAGGGCTTCTTGGCACCATTCAACTGCTGGGGACATCCAAGTAAGTGGGTGGGTAGGGAGCAGAAGCATGCCTCCCCTAGCCTTTCCTGAATGAATATTGCTTTGCCTAATGCCAGGGAAATCTAGAAGCAAGAAGTAAGTCCTTATGATCATGGTGTGACAAGTGTGAAAAGCAATGTGGCGTGCTTGCACctgtttttttctgcactttgcatcctggctcacaatgtaaatgtaaaaaaatgtaaatggcccctatggcatATCCTCCACCATCCCATGTGTTTATACTGACAGAAACGGAATCCATATGTTATTGCAATAACAGGG contains these protein-coding regions:
- the LOC100487777 gene encoding alcohol dehydrogenase 1, yielding MSTVGKVIHCKAAVALEAKKPLVIQQIEVAPPKAKEVRIKIYHSGICHTDDHALGGFMAGITFPVILGHEGAGVVESVGEGVTTVKPGDHVIAICSPMCMKCPSCLHPDSNFCVKNDVGKHVGLMLDKTSRFSIKGKLIHNFMSTSTFCEYTVVDEFACVKIDPKAPLHEVCLIGCGFSTGYGSVLNTAKVQPGSTCAVFGLGGIGMSVVMGCKVAGACRIIGVDINKGKFEIAKKLGCTECLDPNDYDKPIHEVIANMTDGGVDYSFECVGNVDLMACVIQSCHYSYGCATIIGVPPSTARLCLDLIWLLTGRTLKGAFLGDYKAKEAFPGLVKDAMNKKFDIGALVTHRVKFDKIMDGFELMRHGKCVRAVLDM